In the genome of Aptenodytes patagonicus chromosome 18, bAptPat1.pri.cur, whole genome shotgun sequence, one region contains:
- the SAPCD2 gene encoding suppressor APC domain-containing protein 2, whose product MAPERGDRSLPAGTEGLPRVFLQSLRTLFDILDDRRRGYVHLREIESRWRGAEARELPAGVMEGLRRAAPASGYLTFERFVLGLRAALPGADPPAESSGGGRRSAEKPPSPRCAEERRGKSTGQREPGHSQPRGRGGDAKAAGQSQGDSNHPGAGDTRRHQRGRAEHRRHTITNGVDFSMLKHMKELEQEKDFLLQGLELVERAREWYHQHIQFMQERQRFLGKNKTSADFLPEGSQSHLGCLVPKLQEVNRCLGDLLSTAGKPANPSSALSRLVPVASPASAGSQQAINMLKEQNRLLTKEVTDKSERITQLEQEKSALIKQLFEARAHNNHETSQLDSTFI is encoded by the exons atggccCCGGAACGCGGCGACCGGTCGCTCCCCGCCGGTACCGAGGGTCTTCCCCGGGTTTTCCTGCAGAGCCTGCGGACTCTCTTCGATATCCTGGATGACCGGCGGCGGGGTTACGTGCATCTACGGGAGATCGAGTCCCGCTGGCGGGGAGCGGAAGCCCGGGAGCTGCCCGCCGGGGTGATGGaggggctgcggcgggcggcaCCGGCCAGCGGGTACCTCACCTTCGAGCGGTTCGTCCTGGGGCTGcgcgctgccctgcctggtgCTGACCCCCCGGCGGAgagcagcggcggcgggcggcggagcgcggAGAAGCCGCCGAGCCCGCGCTGTGCCGAGGAGCGGCGCGGGAAGAGCACCGGGCAGCGGGAACCGGGGCACAGCCAGCCCCGCGGCCGAG GTGGTGATGCTAAGGCTGCTGGGCAGTCCCAGGGAGATAGCAACCATCCAGGGGCTGGGGACACTCGGAGGCATCAGAGGGGGCGTGCAGAACACCGGAGACACACCATCACCAATGGCGTGGACTTCAGCATG CTGAAGCACATGAAGGAGCTGGAACAGGAGAAGGATTTCCTGCTGCAGGGTCTGGAGCTCGTAGAGCGCGCCCGGGAGTGGTACCACCAGCACATCCAGTTCATGCAGGAACGCCAGAGGTTCCTGGGGAAGAACAAAACCAGTGCT GACTTCCTCCCTGAGGGCAGCCAGAGCCACCTGGGGTGCCTGGTCCCCAAGCTGCAGGAGGTGAACCGCTGCTTGGGTGACCTCCTTTCCACCGCCGGCAAG CCAGCAAACCCCTCCTCAGCTCTGAGCAGGCTGGTCCCTGTGGCGTCCCCAGCCTCAGCAGGCTCTCAGCAAGCCATCAACATGCTGAAGGAGCAAAACCGGCTTCTCACCAAG GAGGTGACCGACAAGAGCGAACGCATCACCCAGTTGGAGCAGGAGAAATCTGCCCTGATCAAGCAGCTCTTTGAGGCTCGCGCCCACAATAACCATGAAACAAGCCAGCTGGACTCCACCTTCATCTAG